A single region of the Halanaerobiaceae bacterium ANBcell28 genome encodes:
- a CDS encoding glycosyltransferase family 4 protein — protein sequence MRILMFSWEYPPLSHGGLARHVQDLSEALIEDGHDVFVITQGDADLLQDEVVNGVRVLRTEPVSINANNFIDNILHLNFQLLDKAIQVKEEIGDFDIIHGHDWLVFWASKVFKHSLKKPLIFTIHATEFGRNQGIYNSMQRYINDLEWYATFEAWRVIVCSNYMKHEVKNLFQVPEDKVISIPNGVNEDNYKADYSASFRRKYASPNEKMVFYVGRIVREKGIQVLIQAIPEILSENPSTKFVIAGKGPHLDSLKSQAEFLGVANRIYFTGFISDEERNRLYQAADVAVFPSIYEPFGIVALEAMVTKTPVIVGNVGGLAEFVHDGENGLTVNPNDSQQLADKIVYLLNNQEKADDIAETGYKMVKHTFTWQQIARQTVKVYQDVIREYQQSDWKEMKESIKQESEEEKYMPRYAHS from the coding sequence ATGAGGATTTTAATGTTTTCCTGGGAATACCCGCCATTAAGTCATGGTGGATTAGCAAGACATGTACAAGACCTTAGTGAAGCTTTAATAGAAGATGGTCATGATGTGTTTGTAATTACACAGGGTGATGCAGACTTGCTTCAAGATGAGGTGGTAAATGGTGTTAGGGTTTTGAGAACCGAGCCAGTTTCAATTAATGCAAATAATTTTATAGATAATATTTTACATTTAAACTTTCAGTTATTAGATAAGGCAATCCAAGTAAAAGAAGAAATTGGGGATTTTGATATAATTCATGGTCATGATTGGTTAGTTTTTTGGGCAAGTAAAGTATTTAAACATTCTCTTAAAAAACCACTTATTTTTACAATCCATGCAACTGAGTTCGGAAGAAATCAAGGTATCTATAATAGTATGCAACGCTATATAAACGATTTAGAATGGTATGCGACTTTTGAAGCGTGGAGAGTTATAGTTTGTAGTAATTATATGAAACATGAAGTAAAAAATTTATTTCAAGTTCCTGAAGATAAAGTCATATCTATACCCAATGGTGTTAATGAAGACAATTATAAAGCAGATTATTCAGCTTCATTTAGAAGAAAATATGCTAGTCCAAATGAAAAGATGGTTTTTTATGTAGGACGGATTGTCCGTGAAAAGGGTATCCAAGTTCTCATACAAGCAATCCCAGAAATATTAAGTGAAAATCCTTCAACTAAGTTTGTTATAGCTGGTAAAGGGCCTCATTTAGATAGTCTTAAATCTCAAGCAGAGTTTTTAGGTGTAGCTAATCGTATATACTTTACTGGATTTATTAGTGATGAAGAAAGAAACAGGCTGTATCAAGCAGCAGATGTAGCAGTATTTCCTAGCATTTATGAACCTTTTGGTATAGTTGCCTTAGAAGCGATGGTTACGAAAACACCAGTAATAGTAGGCAATGTAGGTGGACTTGCAGAATTTGTCCATGATGGTGAAAATGGTTTAACAGTAAATCCTAATGATTCACAGCAATTAGCAGATAAAATAGTATATCTATTAAATAATCAAGAAAAAGCAGATGATATTGCAGAAACTGGATATAAGATGGTTAAGCATACCTTTACCTGGCAGCAAATAGCTAGACAAACTGTGAAAGTATACCAGGATGTTATACGTGAATATCAACAAAGTGACTGGAAAGAAATGAAGGAAAGTATTAAGCAGGAAAGTGAAGAAGAAAAATATATGCCTAGATATGCTCATTCATAA
- a CDS encoding DUF4912 domain-containing protein yields the protein MGIFLNILVILLAVIAFLFLYNIALKKDKKSQDYHLSFNKPATDFEFGEDMGVDQEKMENESPISSFNEEKVESKEISTNNHLDELYLKEGYAKDYIRLFSRDPEYLYAYWEINNDEFFQNIPYLRLRNEKNEEEQEVEISHDSKNWYLKAKASNSYRATIGYKKDGIFYPLASSKTVYTPADRPSTVIDEHWMTIEELSKYSFRVEMDTLAMVKEIEARKIHEELEADSLVLMKE from the coding sequence TTGGGTATTTTTTTGAATATCCTGGTTATACTATTAGCTGTTATTGCTTTTTTATTCTTATATAATATTGCTTTGAAAAAAGATAAAAAAAGCCAGGATTATCACCTTTCTTTTAATAAACCGGCAACAGACTTTGAATTTGGCGAAGACATGGGGGTAGATCAAGAAAAGATGGAGAATGAAAGTCCAATTAGTAGTTTTAATGAAGAGAAAGTGGAAAGTAAAGAAATAAGCACTAATAATCATTTAGATGAATTATATCTTAAGGAAGGTTATGCTAAAGATTATATACGTCTTTTTAGCCGTGATCCTGAATATCTATATGCTTACTGGGAAATTAATAATGATGAATTTTTTCAAAATATTCCTTATTTAAGACTTAGAAACGAAAAAAATGAAGAAGAACAGGAAGTAGAAATAAGCCACGATTCAAAAAATTGGTATTTGAAAGCTAAGGCTAGTAATTCTTATAGAGCAACAATTGGTTATAAGAAAGATGGTATATTCTATCCTTTAGCATCATCAAAAACTGTCTATACACCAGCTGACAGACCATCTACCGTTATTGATGAACACTGGATGACAATTGAAGAACTATCAAAGTATAGCTTCCGTGTTGAGATGGATACGCTGGCTATGGTCAAAGAAATAGAAGCTAGAAAAATACATGAGGAACTGGAAGCAGATTCTCTTGTGCTGATGAAAGAGTGA
- a CDS encoding 1,4-alpha-glucan branching protein domain-containing protein: MSKGYLAIILHAHLPFVKHEKDGELAEDWLYEAITETYIPLIIMMNRLWEKGAEFHFTLNISPTLASMLANPTLQYRYQKHLEKMIELSEKELIRTKNQPEFYKLAEMYNYLFKEAYYYFHEKYDNNLLSAYKEFQEKDLIEIITCAATHGYLPLMLTEEAMNAQVKIGVNTYQKFFDKRPEGIWLPECAFTPSLDPILADNDIRYYISSSHGVLYAEPRPRYGLFAPIYTPSGLAAFGRDVESSKQVWSANEGYPGDFNYREFYRDIGWDLDYDYLKDYLPSGIRKHTGLKYYKITGKSDWKDVYDPVLAREKAAEHAGNFMFNRQEQLKHLNELMDRKPIIVSPYDAELYGHWWFEGPQWLEFLFEKIHFDQDVIETITLSEYLKRHPKNQVAMPTESSWGYRGYHEVWLNDTNDWIYRHLHQAELKMIELAEQFDYLSSRSDIYYRTLNQMARELLLAQSSDWAFIMKADTMVDYAVLRTKRHLKNFSTLEEQINRRNIIQEDLKRLESVHDLFPEIDFKLYNKKEEVALRKEV, translated from the coding sequence ATGTCAAAAGGTTATTTAGCAATTATACTTCATGCTCATCTACCATTTGTTAAACACGAAAAAGATGGAGAATTAGCGGAAGATTGGCTCTACGAAGCTATTACAGAAACCTATATCCCATTAATTATTATGATGAATAGACTCTGGGAAAAGGGTGCTGAGTTCCACTTTACACTTAATATTTCACCTACTTTAGCTTCTATGCTGGCTAATCCAACATTGCAGTATAGATATCAAAAACACTTAGAAAAAATGATAGAACTAAGTGAAAAGGAATTAATTCGAACGAAAAACCAGCCAGAATTTTATAAGTTAGCGGAAATGTACAATTATTTATTTAAGGAAGCTTACTACTATTTTCATGAAAAATATGATAATAATCTACTAAGTGCCTATAAAGAATTTCAAGAAAAAGATCTAATAGAAATTATCACCTGTGCAGCAACACATGGTTATCTTCCACTTATGCTTACAGAAGAAGCTATGAATGCACAAGTAAAAATAGGGGTAAATACTTACCAGAAATTCTTTGATAAACGTCCAGAAGGTATTTGGTTACCAGAATGTGCTTTTACCCCATCTCTAGATCCTATTCTTGCTGACAATGATATTCGATATTATATAAGTTCAAGCCATGGTGTTCTATATGCTGAACCTCGTCCTCGCTACGGTTTATTTGCTCCCATATATACACCATCAGGTCTAGCTGCTTTTGGCCGTGATGTAGAGTCTTCCAAGCAGGTTTGGAGTGCTAATGAAGGATATCCTGGGGATTTTAATTATAGGGAGTTTTACAGAGATATTGGCTGGGATTTAGATTATGACTATTTGAAAGATTACCTACCTTCTGGAATTAGAAAGCATACTGGCTTGAAATATTATAAGATTACTGGTAAATCTGATTGGAAAGATGTCTATGATCCAGTACTTGCTCGAGAAAAAGCTGCAGAACATGCAGGAAACTTTATGTTTAATCGTCAGGAACAATTAAAACATTTAAATGAACTTATGGATAGAAAACCAATTATCGTTTCCCCATATGATGCTGAATTATATGGTCATTGGTGGTTTGAAGGGCCTCAGTGGTTGGAATTCCTTTTTGAAAAGATTCATTTTGATCAAGATGTTATTGAGACTATTACCCTTTCTGAGTATTTAAAACGACATCCTAAAAATCAAGTAGCGATGCCAACAGAATCAAGTTGGGGTTATAGAGGATATCATGAAGTCTGGTTAAACGATACAAATGATTGGATATATCGTCACCTTCATCAAGCAGAATTAAAAATGATAGAATTAGCAGAGCAATTTGACTATCTAAGTTCAAGATCTGATATTTATTATCGGACATTAAATCAAATGGCTAGAGAGCTTCTACTTGCACAAAGTAGTGACTGGGCGTTTATTATGAAAGCAGATACAATGGTGGATTATGCTGTCTTAAGAACAAAGCGCCACCTTAAAAACTTTTCTACTTTAGAAGAGCAAATAAACAGAAGGAATATTATACAGGAAGACCTCAAAAGATTAGAAAGTGTTCATGACCTATTTCCAGAAATTGATTTTAAACTATACAATAAAAAAGAAGAAGTGGCTCTAAGAAAGGAGGTTTAA